A genomic window from Flavobacterium phycosphaerae includes:
- a CDS encoding T9SS type A sorting domain-containing protein gives MKNSTLLRNLGFPCRESYASGAGESGLKLDFSKTGVLGETYTKSSSSKSQSMISIVLLFVLFLFTNFLTAQTVKIDGLTTSFPGEWNQAGIIHVADKFNIINQDDIFAGNEKDFFYANNWFWKLGTAKDKNDIANAAAVILQPGQVIRSDGSVATGGPFIVFAGDRISNSGDAQIGFWFFQDGTHPETVNGVNLFTPAKHLPPVIGDILVLANFTNGGNIGAVTVLEWVGTGGNYADNPAFNLKTFSAQVAENNTVNTPVPTGWFFKDKNNNDNTTNTTQYGLNEFYEGYVDLAQLGNVGACFSKFLLETRSSQEITATLDDFVGGGLGGVPSATVAATPVSCFGQSSTVTATPSPAGVYTYTWTVPATASNPGNVASFNATVSGSYSVVVTTENGCPSNPSAPVVVTIPTKVELTANGTSPLCFGGNGSITFSATGGTGAKTYTVNGNAATSPFSASASGTYTIVATDANGCTDTKQVTITIPSKVDLTANGTNPLCFGGNGSITFSATGGTGAKTYTVNGNAATSPFSASAAGTYTIVATDANGCTDTKQVTITIPTKVDLTANGTDPLCFGGNGSITFSATGGTGAKTYTVNGNAATSPFSASAAGTYTIVATDSNGCTDTKQVTITIPTKVDLTANGTDPLCFGGNGSITFSATGGTGVKTFTVNGNAATSPFSASAAGTYTIVATDANGCTDTKQVTITIPTKVDLTANGTDPLCFGGNGSITFSATGGTGAKTYTVNGNAATSPFSASAAGTYTIVATDANGCTDTKQVTITIPTKVDLTANGTDPLCFGGNGSITFSATGGTGAKTYTVNGNAATSPFSASAAGTYTIVATDANGCTDTKQVTITIPTKVELTANGTNPLCFGGTGSITFSATGGTGAKTYTVNGNAATSPATGLAAGVYTIVATDANGCTDTKQVTIIIPTKVDLTANGTDPLCFGGNGSITFSATGGTGAKTYTVNGNAATSPFSAAASGVYTIVATDANGCTDTKQVTITIPTKVELTANGTNPLCFGGNGSITFSATGGTGAKTYTVNGNAATSPFSASASGVYTIVATDANGCTDTKQVTITIPTKVDLTANGTNPLCFGGTGSITFSATGGTGAKTYTVNGNAATSPATGLGAGVYTIVATDANGCTDTKQVTITIPTKVELTANGTNPLCFGGNGSITFSATGGTGAKTYTVNGNAATSPFSASASGVYTIVATDANGCTDTKQVTITIPTKVELTANGTNPLCFGGNGSITFSATGGTGSKTYTVNGNAATSPFSASASGVYTIVATDANGCTDTKQVTITIPTKVELTANGTNPLCFGGTGSITFSATGGTGAKTYTVNGNAATSPATGLGAGVYTIVATDANGCTDTKQVTITIPTKVELTANGTNPLCFGGNGSITFSATGGTGAKTYTVNGNAATSPFSASASGVYTIVATDANGCTDTKQVTITIPTKVELTANGTNPLCFGGTGSITFSATGGTGAKTYTVNGNVATSPATGLGAGVYTIVATDANGCTDTKQVTITIPTKVELTANGTNPLCFGGTGSITFSATGGTGAKTYTVNGNAATSPATGLGAGVYTIVATDANGCTDTKQVTITIPTKVELTANGTNPLCFGGNGSITFSATGGTGAKTYTVNGNAATSPFSAAASGVYTIVATDANGCTDTKQVTITIPTKVELTANGTNPLCFGGNGSITFSATGGTGAKTYTVNGNAATSPFSVSASGVYTIVATDANGCTDTKTVTIAIPTKVDLTAEGTNPLCYGGNGTITFSATGGTGVKTYTVNGNAETSPFSASASGVYTIVATDANGCTDTKQVSITIPTAVELSLTSLPEICANTATGSVEATFSGGTGVYSVSIDGGAFTEQASPYTFANLSTGQHTVVVKDANGCEATSEITVDLIPCEAFCTYTQGAYGTSGGSMCDGEVGHLTTAQMIAQCLANAGGTITVGLPGRSVFMTAPGAVSCIIDKLPGGGPSKELPAGNNSVCSLPNSLLRSGVINNALLAQTMTLALNANISLTTNLSGFVLQAGTLATANPLGGCGSKEPVERICGHYDEFGVWVNTVNEYTYKTIPAAVVNAITPNGNGDKTVGGLIDLANRALGNADGINSSEGGVSLSAITNVVDALNNVFDECKVFVGWDVTPCPAQPVAVRMNASSANEVKGLSVIVAPNPYTDNFKLSLITSSEAQVSVSVYDMTGRLIEKRDVNPNEVSQIQVGNNYSSGVYNVIVTQGEEVRTQRVIKR, from the coding sequence ATGAAAAACAGTACTTTATTGCGTAATTTAGGATTTCCCTGCCGCGAGAGTTATGCCTCAGGCGCAGGAGAAAGTGGTCTTAAGTTAGATTTTTCCAAAACAGGAGTTTTGGGAGAAACTTACACCAAAAGTAGTAGTTCAAAAAGTCAAAGTATGATTAGCATCGTTTTGTTATTTGTGCTTTTTTTGTTTACTAATTTTTTAACCGCCCAGACTGTCAAAATTGATGGGTTAACTACTTCATTCCCTGGGGAATGGAATCAAGCTGGAATTATTCACGTTGCCGACAAATTCAATATTATCAATCAGGATGATATTTTTGCGGGAAATGAAAAAGATTTCTTCTATGCCAACAACTGGTTTTGGAAACTAGGGACAGCTAAAGACAAGAATGACATTGCCAATGCAGCAGCTGTTATTCTTCAACCGGGTCAGGTTATACGATCTGACGGTTCAGTTGCCACTGGAGGACCATTTATAGTGTTCGCAGGGGATAGAATATCCAATAGTGGGGATGCTCAAATTGGATTTTGGTTCTTTCAGGATGGTACCCATCCGGAAACAGTAAACGGCGTTAACCTTTTTACTCCTGCTAAGCATTTACCACCTGTAATTGGTGATATCCTTGTACTTGCGAATTTTACCAACGGTGGTAATATTGGAGCGGTAACCGTTTTGGAGTGGGTAGGAACAGGAGGTAATTATGCTGATAATCCTGCTTTTAATTTAAAGACGTTCTCTGCTCAGGTGGCTGAGAATAATACTGTTAACACGCCAGTGCCAACAGGCTGGTTTTTTAAAGATAAAAATAATAATGACAATACGACCAATACTACACAATATGGTTTAAATGAATTTTATGAAGGATATGTAGACCTTGCTCAATTAGGAAACGTAGGAGCATGTTTTTCAAAATTCTTACTAGAAACGAGATCCTCTCAGGAGATTACTGCAACATTGGATGACTTTGTTGGTGGTGGTTTAGGAGGAGTTCCATCGGCAACAGTGGCTGCAACGCCAGTGTCTTGTTTTGGACAAAGTTCTACAGTTACTGCAACACCTAGTCCTGCTGGGGTTTATACGTATACTTGGACGGTACCGGCAACTGCCAGTAACCCAGGTAATGTCGCTAGTTTTAATGCTACGGTGTCCGGAAGTTATTCAGTGGTTGTGACCACCGAAAATGGTTGTCCATCTAATCCGAGTGCGCCAGTGGTAGTAACAATTCCAACTAAAGTAGAATTGACTGCTAACGGAACTAGTCCATTGTGTTTTGGCGGAAATGGTTCAATTACTTTCAGTGCTACAGGAGGAACAGGAGCTAAAACGTATACAGTAAACGGTAACGCAGCAACTTCACCATTCTCTGCGTCAGCTTCTGGTACTTATACTATTGTAGCTACAGATGCTAATGGATGTACTGATACTAAACAAGTGACTATCACAATTCCATCTAAAGTTGATTTAACTGCTAATGGTACAAATCCATTGTGTTTTGGAGGAAATGGTTCTATAACTTTTAGTGCTACCGGCGGAACAGGGGCTAAAACGTATACTGTAAACGGTAATGCAGCTACTTCACCATTCTCAGCTTCTGCAGCGGGTACTTATACTATTGTAGCAACAGATGCTAACGGATGTACTGATACCAAACAAGTAACGATTACTATCCCAACAAAAGTTGACTTAACGGCTAATGGAACTGATCCATTGTGTTTTGGCGGAAATGGTTCTATAACCTTTAGTGCTACCGGCGGAACAGGAGCTAAAACGTATACTGTAAACGGTAATGCAGCTACTTCACCATTCTCAGCTTCTGCAGCGGGTACTTATACCATTGTAGCTACAGATTCTAACGGATGTACTGATACAAAACAAGTAACGATTACTATTCCAACCAAAGTTGACTTAACAGCTAACGGAACTGATCCATTGTGTTTTGGAGGAAATGGTTCAATTACTTTCAGTGCTACCGGTGGAACAGGAGTTAAAACGTTTACTGTAAACGGTAATGCAGCTACTTCACCATTCTCAGCTTCTGCAGCGGGTACTTATACTATTGTAGCTACAGATGCTAACGGATGTACTGATACCAAACAAGTAACGATTACTATCCCAACAAAAGTTGACTTAACGGCTAATGGAACTGATCCATTGTGTTTTGGCGGAAATGGTTCTATAACCTTTAGTGCTACCGGCGGAACAGGAGCTAAAACGTATACTGTAAACGGTAATGCAGCTACTTCACCATTCTCAGCTTCTGCAGCGGGTACTTATACCATTGTAGCTACAGATGCTAACGGATGTACTGATACAAAACAAGTAACGATTACTATTCCAACCAAAGTTGACTTAACAGCTAACGGAACTGATCCATTGTGTTTTGGAGGAAATGGTTCAATTACTTTCAGTGCTACCGGTGGAACAGGAGCTAAAACGTATACTGTAAACGGTAATGCCGCTACTTCACCATTCTCAGCTTCTGCAGCGGGTACTTATACCATTGTGGCTACAGATGCTAACGGATGTACTGATACCAAACAAGTAACGATTACTATTCCAACTAAAGTAGAATTAACGGCTAACGGAACAAACCCATTGTGTTTCGGCGGTACAGGTTCAATTACTTTCAGTGCTACAGGCGGAACAGGAGCTAAAACATATACTGTAAATGGTAATGCCGCTACTTCACCGGCAACGGGATTAGCAGCAGGAGTTTACACTATCGTGGCTACAGATGCCAACGGATGTACTGATACCAAACAAGTAACGATTATTATCCCAACCAAAGTTGACTTAACAGCTAACGGAACTGATCCATTGTGTTTCGGAGGAAATGGTTCAATTACTTTCAGTGCTACAGGCGGAACAGGAGCTAAAACATATACTGTAAACGGTAATGCCGCTACTTCACCATTCTCAGCAGCTGCTTCAGGAGTTTACACTATTGTTGCTACAGATGCCAACGGATGTACAGATACCAAACAAGTAACGATTACTATCCCAACCAAAGTCGAATTGACTGCTAATGGAACAAATCCATTGTGTTTTGGAGGAAATGGTTCAATTACTTTTAGTGCTACCGGTGGAACAGGGGCTAAAACGTATACTGTAAACGGTAACGCAGCCACTTCACCATTCTCAGCATCTGCTTCAGGAGTTTACACTATCGTAGCTACTGACGCTAACGGATGTACTGATACAAAACAAGTAACAATCACTATCCCTACTAAAGTAGATTTAACAGCTAATGGAACTAATCCATTATGTTTCGGTGGTACAGGTTCAATTACTTTCAGTGCAACCGGAGGAACAGGAGCTAAAACCTATACAGTAAACGGTAACGCAGCTACTTCACCGGCAACGGGATTAGGAGCTGGAGTTTACACTATTGTAGCTACAGATGCTAACGGATGTACCGATACAAAACAGGTAACAATCACTATTCCAACTAAAGTAGAATTGACTGCTAATGGTACAAATCCATTATGTTTTGGAGGAAATGGTTCAATTACTTTCAGTGCTACCGGTGGAACAGGAGCTAAAACGTATACTGTAAACGGTAACGCAGCTACTTCACCATTCTCAGCGTCTGCTTCAGGAGTTTACACTATTGTAGCTACAGATGCTAACGGATGTACTGATACTAAACAAGTAACTATTACTATTCCAACTAAAGTAGAATTGACTGCTAATGGAACCAATCCATTGTGTTTTGGTGGTAATGGTTCAATTACTTTCAGTGCTACCGGCGGAACAGGATCTAAAACGTATACTGTAAACGGTAACGCAGCCACTTCACCATTCTCAGCTTCTGCTTCAGGAGTTTACACTATTGTAGCTACAGATGCTAACGGATGTACCGATACAAAACAAGTAACGATTACTATCCCAACTAAAGTAGAATTGACTGCTAATGGAACCAACCCATTGTGTTTCGGTGGTACAGGTTCAATTACTTTCAGTGCTACCGGCGGAACAGGAGCTAAAACGTATACTGTAAACGGTAATGCAGCTACCTCACCGGCAACGGGATTAGGAGCTGGAGTTTACACTATTGTAGCTACAGATGCTAACGGATGTACTGATACCAAACAAGTAACGATTACTATTCCAACTAAAGTAGAATTGACTGCTAATGGAACTAATCCATTATGTTTTGGAGGAAATGGTTCAATTACTTTCAGTGCTACCGGTGGAACAGGAGCTAAAACGTATACTGTAAACGGTAACGCAGCTACTTCACCATTCTCAGCGTCTGCTTCAGGAGTTTACACTATTGTAGCTACAGATGCTAACGGATGTACCGATACAAAACAAGTAACTATTACTATTCCAACTAAAGTAGAATTGACTGCTAATGGAACCAACCCATTGTGTTTTGGTGGAACAGGTTCAATTACTTTCAGCGCTACCGGCGGAACAGGAGCTAAAACGTATACTGTAAATGGTAACGTGGCTACTTCACCGGCAACGGGATTAGGAGCCGGAGTTTACACTATCGTGGCTACAGATGCTAACGGATGTACCGATACAAAACAAGTAACGATTACTATCCCAACTAAAGTAGAATTGACTGCTAATGGAACCAACCCATTGTGTTTCGGTGGTACAGGTTCAATTACTTTCAGTGCTACCGGCGGAACAGGAGCTAAAACGTATACTGTAAACGGTAATGCAGCTACCTCACCGGCAACGGGATTAGGAGCTGGAGTTTACACTATTGTAGCTACAGATGCTAACGGATGTACTGATACCAAACAAGTAACGATTACTATTCCAACTAAAGTAGAATTGACTGCTAATGGAACTAATCCATTATGTTTTGGAGGAAATGGTTCAATTACTTTCAGTGCTACCGGTGGAACAGGAGCTAAAACGTATACTGTAAACGGTAACGCAGCAACTTCACCATTCTCAGCAGCTGCTTCAGGAGTTTATACTATAGTTGCTACAGATGCTAACGGATGTACCGATACAAAACAAGTAACAATCACTATCCCTACTAAAGTAGAATTGACTGCTAATGGTACTAATCCATTATGTTTTGGAGGAAATGGTTCAATTACTTTCAGTGCTACCGGAGGAACAGGAGCTAAAACGTATACTGTAAACGGTAATGCAGCTACTTCACCATTCTCAGTGTCTGCTTCAGGAGTATACACTATTGTAGCTACAGATGCTAACGGATGTACCGATACTAAAACAGTAACGATTGCTATTCCAACTAAAGTTGATTTAACGGCTGAAGGAACTAATCCTCTATGTTATGGCGGAAATGGTACAATTACATTTAGTGCTACCGGCGGAACAGGAGTTAAAACGTATACTGTAAACGGTAACGCAGAAACTTCACCATTCTCTGCTTCTGCTTCAGGAGTATACACTATCGTGGCTACAGATGCTAACGGCTGTACTGATACTAAACAAGTATCTATCACTATTCCGACAGCTGTTGAGCTTAGCTTAACTTCATTACCTGAAATATGTGCTAATACTGCTACCGGTAGTGTTGAAGCAACATTCTCTGGTGGAACAGGAGTTTATAGTGTTAGTATAGATGGTGGGGCATTTACAGAACAAGCTTCTCCTTATACTTTTGCTAATTTAAGTACAGGCCAACATACTGTAGTAGTTAAAGATGCAAATGGTTGTGAGGCTACAAGCGAAATAACTGTTGATTTGATTCCTTGTGAAGCATTCTGTACATACACTCAAGGTGCTTACGGTACTTCAGGTGGTTCAATGTGTGACGGAGAAGTTGGGCATTTAACTACAGCACAAATGATTGCTCAATGTTTGGCAAATGCTGGTGGAACAATTACCGTTGGTTTGCCTGGACGTTCAGTATTTATGACTGCTCCGGGTGCTGTAAGTTGTATTATTGACAAATTACCTGGCGGTGGTCCATCAAAAGAACTTCCGGCTGGAAACAATAGTGTTTGTTCATTACCGAATTCTCTATTGAGAAGTGGTGTAATCAATAATGCATTACTTGCTCAAACGATGACTTTAGCATTGAATGCTAATATCAGCCTTACAACAAATTTAAGTGGGTTTGTATTACAGGCAGGTACTCTTGCAACAGCTAATCCACTTGGTGGTTGTGGTTCAAAAGAGCCGGTTGAAAGAATTTGTGGTCACTACGATGAGTTTGGAGTTTGGGTTAATACAGTTAATGAATACACCTATAAAACTATCCCTGCTGCTGTGGTGAATGCTATTACACCAAATGGAAATGGAGACAAAACAGTGGGTGGGTTAATTGATTTAGCTAATCGTGCTCTAGGTAATGCAGATGGTATTAATAGTTCTGAAGGAGGTGTTAGTCTTTCAGCTATTACTAATGTTGTAGACGCCTTGAATAATGTATTTGATGAATGTAAAGTGTTTGTAGGTTGGGATGTTACTCCTTGTCCTGCTCAACCAGTAGCAGTAAGAATGAACGCATCATCAGCAAATGAAGTTAAAGGTTTATCAGTTATCGTGGCACCTAATCCGTACACTGATAACTTCAAATTAAGCTTAATCACTTCAAGTGAAGCACAAGTTAGCGTGTCTGTTTATGATATGACAGGAAGATTAATCGAAAAACGTGATGTTAATCCAAATGAAGTATCTCAAATTCAAGTAGGTAATAACTATTCGTCAGGAGTTTACAATGTTATTGTAACGCAAGGTGAAGAAGTAAGAACCCAAAGAGTTATTAAAAGATAA
- a CDS encoding GTP cyclohydrolase — protein sequence MITIVEANSKKLLKDFVKFPFVLYKNHPYWVPPLINDELDSFDKTKNPAFTTADAHFYLAYRDGKIVGRIAAIINWSEVNEQQKKKVRFGWWDVIDDVEVTKALLEKVYEFGKSNNLEYVEGPMGFSNLDKVGVLTEGFDEIGSMITWYNFPYYKEHLEKLGYVKEKEYLENKFPFSNVKTEFFVKAQELIKKRYELKALNFTNTNDIMPYVDKMFDLFNSSYAGLSSFVAITDVQKEYFKKKYISFINPEYIKFIEDKNHNMIAFSIVMPSFSEALQKANGKLFPLGFYHLLKAKNESKDVLFYLIGIDPEYQSKGVTAIIFNEYYHLFKEKGIQNCIRTPELEDNHAIHNMWKHFDPVTFKRRRTYKKNLS from the coding sequence ATGATTACCATAGTTGAAGCCAATAGCAAAAAACTGCTGAAAGATTTTGTGAAATTTCCGTTTGTCTTATATAAAAATCATCCATACTGGGTTCCGCCTTTGATTAATGATGAGTTAGATTCATTTGATAAAACTAAAAATCCTGCTTTTACTACAGCTGATGCTCATTTCTATTTGGCATATCGCGATGGAAAAATTGTTGGGCGAATAGCTGCTATCATTAATTGGAGTGAAGTAAACGAGCAACAGAAAAAGAAAGTGCGTTTTGGTTGGTGGGATGTTATTGATGATGTAGAAGTGACTAAAGCCTTATTAGAAAAAGTTTATGAATTCGGAAAAAGCAACAACCTCGAATATGTCGAGGGACCAATGGGATTTTCCAATTTGGATAAAGTTGGTGTCTTGACTGAAGGGTTTGATGAAATCGGTTCGATGATTACTTGGTATAATTTTCCTTATTATAAGGAGCACTTAGAGAAATTGGGTTATGTCAAGGAGAAAGAATACCTCGAAAACAAGTTTCCTTTTTCAAATGTGAAGACTGAATTTTTCGTAAAAGCTCAGGAACTTATCAAAAAGCGCTACGAATTAAAAGCTCTGAATTTTACTAATACCAATGACATCATGCCCTATGTGGATAAGATGTTTGATTTGTTTAATTCCAGTTATGCCGGCCTTTCTTCCTTTGTAGCCATAACTGATGTGCAAAAGGAATATTTTAAAAAAAAATACATCAGCTTTATCAATCCGGAATACATCAAGTTTATTGAAGATAAAAATCACAATATGATTGCCTTCAGTATAGTAATGCCTAGTTTTTCAGAAGCGCTACAAAAAGCCAACGGGAAATTGTTTCCTTTAGGGTTCTATCATTTGCTTAAAGCCAAAAATGAAAGCAAAGATGTACTATTCTATTTAATAGGTATAGATCCTGAATATCAAAGTAAAGGGGTTACCGCTATCATTTTTAATGAATATTACCATCTCTTCAAAGAAAAAGGGATTCAAAACTGTATCCGAACTCCTGAGTTGGAAGACAATCACGCCATACACAATATGTGGAAGCATTTTGATCCGGTAACCTTTAAAAGAAGGCGAACTTATAAAAAGAATTTGTCTTAA
- a CDS encoding transporter → MRYLKRFFVIGFLLISVSQYAQYTDLINSNRPGKSMSAFSVGKTVIQAEGGVYGVREKHDLARYEANGFGTEIDVRYGAFFDQFEFNLNTQYQYDWYQAPLVDDTRGGLKQFTIGVKYLVYDPFIKEDKPNLYSWKANHKFSWKQFIPAVAVYGGLNLKIGPNPFTFEGDKAISPKVMVITQHHFGTKWVWVNNIIADKYMTKYPTLGWITTMTRGFNMRWSAFLEMQAYKSDYYADNVFRLGAAYLVRENIQLDASLSKNVKDTPSLLSGNVGLSWRFDSNYETNYKRVKNQKDPKDKKDKKSKKDKGKKRKDEVELENTKP, encoded by the coding sequence ATGAGGTACCTAAAAAGATTTTTTGTCATTGGTTTTCTGCTGATTTCGGTTTCGCAATACGCCCAATATACTGACCTTATTAATTCCAATCGACCGGGAAAATCGATGTCGGCTTTCTCTGTAGGGAAAACAGTAATTCAGGCAGAAGGTGGGGTGTATGGTGTTCGCGAAAAGCATGATTTAGCGCGGTATGAAGCCAATGGTTTCGGTACAGAAATAGATGTACGGTATGGAGCTTTTTTTGATCAATTCGAATTTAATTTAAACACACAATACCAATACGATTGGTACCAAGCTCCACTGGTTGACGATACTCGTGGTGGTTTGAAGCAATTTACCATTGGTGTAAAATATTTAGTTTATGATCCGTTTATCAAAGAAGATAAGCCCAATTTGTATAGCTGGAAAGCCAATCACAAGTTCAGTTGGAAGCAATTTATTCCGGCAGTAGCCGTGTATGGTGGTTTGAATTTAAAGATAGGACCTAATCCGTTTACTTTTGAAGGAGACAAAGCCATCAGTCCGAAAGTAATGGTAATTACGCAGCATCATTTTGGTACTAAATGGGTTTGGGTCAATAATATTATAGCGGATAAATACATGACTAAGTACCCAACCTTGGGGTGGATTACCACAATGACCAGAGGGTTCAATATGCGCTGGTCTGCTTTTTTGGAAATGCAGGCCTACAAAAGCGACTATTATGCCGATAATGTCTTCAGATTGGGAGCGGCCTATTTGGTTCGGGAAAATATTCAACTCGATGCTTCTCTGAGTAAAAACGTGAAAGATACACCATCATTATTATCAGGGAATGTTGGTCTTTCCTGGCGTTTTGACAGTAATTATGAAACGAATTACAAACGCGTTAAAAATCAAAAAGATCCTAAGGATAAGAAAGATAAAAAATCGAAAAAAGATAAAGGTAAAAAGCGCAAAGACGAAGTAGAATTAGAAAACACCAAACCATAA
- a CDS encoding DUF4834 family protein has protein sequence METASFSGLLETILFIFAFYYVVKFLARLFLPIMAQKMMEKAADQFQQQQQNYQQQHTSQNTNSEKPKEKKVVGEYVDFEEIE, from the coding sequence ATGGAAACCGCATCTTTTAGTGGCCTTTTAGAAACCATTTTATTCATCTTTGCTTTTTACTACGTTGTAAAGTTCTTAGCGCGTTTGTTTTTACCAATAATGGCGCAAAAAATGATGGAAAAAGCCGCCGATCAATTTCAACAACAGCAACAAAATTACCAACAACAACATACATCTCAAAATACTAACTCTGAAAAACCAAAAGAGAAAAAAGTAGTAGGCGAATATGTTGATTTCGAAGAAATTGAATAG